One Cryptomeria japonica chromosome 9, Sugi_1.0, whole genome shotgun sequence genomic window carries:
- the LOC131055116 gene encoding flavonol synthase/flavanone 3-hydroxylase-like yields MVDSLADFVPFQLVELAELVVTVALVELDALLELLVDTLRVDNLLWCFNPLVHTWQLNVLHRIREVMDEYSKKICKLWEVLMQPLCGGLGLANENALHEALGGERKEIHFTINYYPPCPQPEQVLGISAHSDVDALTILLQDQTPGLQILKGDAWLEVPCIPGALVVNIGDQIEFNVTVIFARQILSNGKYKSIEHRSFVHKNCVRMSWPMFCTPSQNIIISPLKELISKENPPLYAASSYQEYLEQFFSKGLIGKDQINELKYSSA; encoded by the exons ATGGTTGATTCCTTGGCAGATTTTGTGCCATTTCAACTAGTTGAACTAGCTGAACTGGTGGTAACGGTTGCACTAGTGGAGTTGGATGCACTGCTAGAACTATTGGTTGATACCTTGCGGGTTGATAACTT ATTGTGGTGCTTTAACCCTCTTGTTCATACTTGGCAGTTGAACGTGCTTCACAGGATCAG GGAAGTGATGGATGAATACAGCAAAAAGATTTGCAAATTGTGGGAAGTTCTGATGCAGCCACTATGTGGCGGCCTTGGTTTGGCTAATGAAAATGCTCTTCATGAGGCATTGGGTGGAGAGAGGAAGGAGATTCACTTCACCATAAACTACTACCCTCCCTGCCCTCAGCCAGAACAGGTGTTGGGCATCTCAGCTCACTCTGATGTGGATGCACTCACAATTCTCCTTCAGGACCAAACCCCAGGCCTGCAAATTCTCAAGGGCGATGCATGGCTTGAAGTTCCCTGCATCCCAGGTGCTCTTGTTGTCAATATTGGTGATCAAATTGAG TTTAACGTCACTGTTATTTTTGCAAGGCAGATATTGAGCAATGGAAAATACAAAAGCATTGAGCATAGGAGTTTTGTTCATAAAAATTGTGTGAGGATGTCATGGCCCATGTTCTGTACTCCGTCTCAAAATATAATCATCTCACCTCTCAAAGAATTGATAAGTAAAGAGAATCCTCCGTTGTATGCAGCATCGTCTTACCAAGAGTATCTGGAGCAGTTTTTCTCCAAAGGATTGATTGGCAAGGATCAAATCAATGAACTCAAATATTCATCTGCATAG
- the LOC131055115 gene encoding flavonol synthase/flavanone 3-hydroxylase-like → MEKIPMGLWSYLMEVVSFFKFIVLHLHGLNVQPLSKSSVDEISSAAEKWGFFQIVNHGIPESLIARVQAVGKAFFELPIEEKELYKREGGNNAGYGSNVGISADAKLDWRDTYYNNIVWPVSQRVMSKWPKQPSDFTEVMDEYSKKICKLWEVLMQALCGGLGLANENALDEALGGERKEIHFDQTPGLQVLKGDEWINVPCIPGALVINIGDQIEILSNGKYKSIEHRSFVQKNHVRMSWPMFCTPSQNVIISPLKELIDEENPPLYAASSFQEYLEQFFTKGLIGKEHLTDFKNSSA, encoded by the exons ATGGAGAAGATTCCAATGGGTCTTTGGAGCTACTTGATGGAAG tggTCTCGTTCTTTAAGTTTATTGTTTTGCATTTGCATGGCTTAAATGTGCAGCCTCTGAGCAAAAGTAGTGTAGATGAAATTTCAAGCGCTGCAGAAAAGTGGGGTTTTTTTCAGATTGTTAATCATGGAATTCCTGAGTCTCTTATTGCTCGAGTACAAGCTGTGGGGAAGGCCTTCTTTGAGCTTCCTATTGAAGAAAAGGAATTGTATAAAAGGGAAGGAGGGAACAATGCTGGGTATGGCAGCAATGTAGGAATTTCAGCTGATGCGAAATTAGACTGGAGGGATACCTATTATAATAATATTGTGTGGCCTGTTTCGCAGAGAGTCATGAGCAAGTGGCCCAAACAACCTTCTGATTTCAC GGAAGTGATGGATGAATACAGCAAAAAGATTTGCAAATTGTGGGAAGTTCTGATGCAGGCACTATGTGGCGGCCTTGGATTGGCTAATGAAAATGCTCTTGATGAGGCCTTGGGTGGAGAGAGGAAGGAGATTCATTTT GACCAAACCCCAGGCCTACAAGTTCTCAAGGGTGATGAATGGATTAATGTTCCCTGCATCCCAGGTGCTCTCGTGATCAATATTGGTGATCAAATTGAG ATATTGAGCAATGGAAAATACAAAAGCATTGAACATAGGAGTTTTGTTCAGAAAAACCACGTGAGGATGTCATGGCCCATGTTTTGTACTCCATCTCAAAATGTAATCATCTCACCTCTCAAAGAATTGATAGATGAAGAGAATCCTCCATTGTATGCAGCATCGTCCTTCCAAGAGTATCTGGAGCAGTTTTTCACCAAAGGATTGATTGGCAAGGAGCATCTCACCGATTTCAAAAATTCATCTGCATAG